ATAGCTAACATTTTCCGCGCTAAGAATAAACCGCTCTGAAGTAATATTACTCTCCATAAGCTCTATCATTGCGCGGCTTACATCTCTAACATAAACATAAGCATTTTCTCCAGAGGTATAAAATTTTATTCCTTTCCATATTAAAGAAAATAAAGCTGCGCTTCCGTTATTCCATTTTGCCGGACCAAGAATTACTGCCGGATTAACAATTACAGCATCTAATCCTTCTTCTATACCACGCCAAACTTCCAGTTCAGCTTTGTATTTGCTGATAGAGTATGGAGAACTTTTATCAGAATCTTTCCAAGGCGTATCCTCTGTGGCCTCCTCGTTTGCATCGGGTCGGCCAAGAGCAGCAATTGAACTTACATAGCACAGTTTTTCTATTTTATGATGCAAGGCGGCATTTACTACATTAGCCGTTCCCTTTACATTAATCTCCATCATTTTTCGATTATCTTTCTCTTGAAAAGAAACCATAGCCGCCACATGATACACTTGCTTTGCACCTTTAAAAGCATCTTCTAAAGAAAAATAGTCAGTAATATCTGCATCTACCCATTCTATTTTCTTAAACAGGCTTTCAGCATCATCAGAATAATAAGAAAAAGTTTTTTTTACTTGTTCAAGATCAGAGCTTTGTCTCTTAAGCGCGCGAATATGCTTGTGCTTTTTACATAAATCATAAAGCAAATGTGCACCTACTAATCCCGTTCCTCCAGTTACTACAATCATTGCGTAAAAATAGGGAATTTACCTGAGGACAAACAATAAGAGACTATATTTCCCCAAA
The DNA window shown above is from Bacteroidales bacterium and carries:
- a CDS encoding NAD-dependent epimerase/dehydratase family protein — encoded protein: MIVVTGGTGLVGAHLLYDLCKKHKHIRALKRQSSDLEQVKKTFSYYSDDAESLFKKIEWVDADITDYFSLEDAFKGAKQVYHVAAMVSFQEKDNRKMMEINVKGTANVVNAALHHKIEKLCYVSSIAALGRPDANEEATEDTPWKDSDKSSPYSISKYKAELEVWRGIEEGLDAVIVNPAVILGPAKWNNGSAALFSLIWKGIKFYTSGENAYVYVRDVSRAMIELMESNITSERFILSAENVSYKQLFNLMAHYLGKAEPSIAVKPWMIELSWRLIKISSFFTGKQPSLTKDTARSSMKISRYSSNKIKESLGFKFTS